In Bacillus horti, a single window of DNA contains:
- a CDS encoding VOC family protein, translated as MKSLFSRINAVYLPVTQLEHSIKWYEDVLGFELEHVWENDRERGAFFKIYRGDAQLGLVQSMVTNNEFKSSKYINASLGTAAFNLYCVDAKYTYEQLKEKGAHLTTFREEEPTHCFVVIDPDDNYLGVVQEVNLAENVYYGIYEEIYPRLREMELFDGVAAKFLPVHDIEAAIDWYTNFFQMGLIDHWKLGADLKLESKSGWLGLVSLEDSEPIRYTNSNDLTPFVGIESPALDEAYQWLKEKGVKVTQISDQAPKHFDLEDLTGNVIRVTEA; from the coding sequence ATGAAATCATTATTTAGTAGAATTAATGCTGTCTATCTACCTGTCACACAATTGGAGCACTCAATAAAGTGGTATGAGGATGTTTTAGGGTTTGAGCTAGAGCACGTTTGGGAAAATGATAGAGAAAGAGGAGCCTTTTTTAAAATATATCGTGGGGATGCTCAGTTAGGTTTAGTACAATCTATGGTGACAAATAACGAATTTAAGAGCAGCAAATACATAAATGCTTCTTTAGGAACAGCAGCTTTTAATCTATATTGTGTGGATGCCAAATATACATATGAGCAATTGAAAGAAAAGGGTGCTCACCTTACCACATTTAGAGAGGAGGAGCCGACTCACTGTTTTGTTGTCATTGATCCTGATGACAACTATCTTGGTGTGGTGCAGGAAGTGAACCTTGCGGAAAATGTATATTATGGAATATATGAAGAAATCTATCCTCGATTAAGAGAGATGGAATTATTTGATGGTGTTGCTGCTAAATTTTTGCCTGTACATGATATAGAAGCCGCCATAGATTGGTACACGAACTTCTTTCAAATGGGACTTATAGATCATTGGAAGCTCGGGGCAGATTTAAAGCTTGAATCTAAATCAGGCTGGTTAGGTCTTGTTTCACTTGAGGATAGTGAGCCGATACGTTATACGAATTCAAATGACTTGACTCCATTCGTTGGTATAGAATCTCCTGCATTAGACGAAGCTTATCAGTGGCTAAAAGAAAAGGGAGTGAAAGTTACTCAAATAAGTGATCAAGCTCCCAAGCACTTTGACTTAGAGGATTTAACCGGCAATGTGATACGAGTTACTGAGGCTTGA